From Prosthecobacter sp., the proteins below share one genomic window:
- a CDS encoding DUF1501 domain-containing protein, with product MLALRAMAGVPLHRRARAKNIIFCFMDGGPSHVDTFDPKPMLKKHEGKAIGESAVTKRSQSSAKRVWMGSPWEFKQRGQSGLWVSDLFPHIAQVADHLCVVRSMVGELPLHGQQNLLLHTGRIMGQAPSLGAWVSYGLGTENRNLPGYVVLNNDWVPNGGLENFGSSFLPASHQATMVRAKGVPVDNIVPHDAAAIQRRKLALLAEQDAEFAASTSDARAIEGAIANYETAFLMQSAVPDIADISHEPEHIRKLYGLDSTDEHQRFYATQALRARRLVEAGVRFVEITCPSFDGNNSPWDQHAQLKQNHEKNARITDQSVAALISDLDQRGLLDETIVLWAGEMGRTPHTPKVSATAGRDHHVSGYSIFMAGGGFKGGTAFGETDEFGNLVASDPLNIHDIHATLLHQMGIDHEKLIFRHGGRDQRLTDVHGRVVTELLA from the coding sequence ACGAGCCAAAAATATCATCTTCTGCTTCATGGACGGCGGGCCGAGCCATGTGGACACGTTTGATCCGAAGCCGATGCTCAAGAAGCACGAGGGCAAGGCCATCGGCGAGAGCGCGGTGACGAAGCGCTCGCAGTCGAGTGCGAAGCGTGTGTGGATGGGCAGCCCATGGGAGTTCAAGCAGCGGGGGCAAAGCGGCCTATGGGTGAGCGATTTGTTTCCGCACATCGCGCAGGTTGCCGATCATCTCTGCGTCGTGCGCTCGATGGTCGGCGAGCTGCCGTTGCATGGGCAGCAGAATCTCCTGCTGCACACCGGACGCATCATGGGTCAGGCGCCGAGCCTCGGTGCGTGGGTGTCGTATGGACTCGGCACCGAGAACCGCAATCTGCCGGGCTACGTCGTGCTCAACAACGACTGGGTGCCGAACGGTGGCCTTGAAAACTTCGGCAGCTCATTCCTGCCCGCGAGTCATCAGGCCACGATGGTCCGCGCGAAGGGCGTGCCGGTCGATAACATCGTGCCGCACGACGCGGCGGCTATCCAACGACGCAAACTCGCGCTGCTGGCCGAACAGGACGCCGAGTTCGCCGCCAGCACTTCGGATGCACGCGCCATCGAAGGTGCCATCGCCAACTACGAGACAGCGTTTCTCATGCAAAGCGCTGTGCCGGACATCGCCGACATCAGCCACGAGCCCGAGCACATCCGCAAACTCTACGGACTCGACTCCACCGACGAGCACCAGCGCTTCTACGCCACGCAGGCTCTGCGCGCGCGGCGTTTGGTGGAAGCGGGCGTGCGCTTCGTCGAGATCACCTGCCCCAGCTTCGACGGCAACAACTCACCGTGGGATCAGCACGCGCAGTTGAAACAAAATCACGAAAAGAACGCCCGCATCACAGATCAATCCGTCGCCGCGCTCATCAGCGACTTGGATCAGCGTGGCCTGCTTGATGAAACCATCGTTCTCTGGGCCGGCGAGATGGGCCGCACACCACACACGCCCAAAGTCAGCGCCACGGCGGGCCGTGATCACCATGTGAGCGGTTACTCGATCTTCATGGCCGGTGGCGGCTTCAAAGGTGGCACGGCTTTTGGCGAGACCGATGAATTCGGCAATCTCGTCGCCAGCGATCCGCTGAATATTCACGACATCCACGCCACGTTGCTGCATCAGATGGGCATCGACCATGAGAAACTCATCTTCCGTCATGGCGGTCGCGATCAGCGGCTCACCGACGTGCATGGGCGTGTGGTGACCGAGTTGCTTGCATAG
- a CDS encoding sulfatase: MKLILAALMLLSANAFAAKPNIIFIFVDNFGNGDLGCFGSKLHRTPNVDRLAAEGTKFTSFYVASGVCTPSRAALMTGCYPRRVGMHVSDTGGAVLQPVARKGLNPSETTIAEVLKGAGYATMCIGKWHLGDQPGFLPTKQGFDEFFGIPYSDDMMKEKKPEVWPELPLMRGEKIIAAPVDRDHLVKRCTEEAIRFIEKHAAEPFFLYLPHTMPGSTPHPFSSEKFRGKSANGEYGDSVEELDWSTGEIMAALKRLKLEDNTLIVWTSDNGAVKRNPPQGSNAPYRGSGYDTSEGAMRMPCVMRWPGKIAAGAVNDALCSTMDMLPTFAALVEAKLPPHKIDGHDIRPILFAAANTKSPWDDDGFFYYRMEQLQAVRAGDWKLYLPLEGKFFTLKNKREPSKLELYDVRNDVGEQQEVSAQHPDVVQRLTALAEKARADIGDFNRPGAGQREAGMVEKAAALLP; this comes from the coding sequence ATGAAACTCATTCTTGCCGCGCTGATGTTGCTGTCCGCGAACGCCTTTGCCGCGAAGCCGAACATCATTTTTATCTTCGTCGATAACTTTGGGAACGGTGATCTCGGCTGTTTCGGCTCCAAACTGCATCGCACACCGAACGTGGACCGGCTGGCGGCGGAGGGGACGAAATTCACGAGCTTTTATGTGGCGAGCGGTGTCTGCACGCCGAGCCGGGCGGCGTTGATGACTGGCTGCTATCCGCGCCGGGTGGGCATGCATGTGAGCGACACGGGGGGTGCCGTATTGCAGCCGGTGGCACGAAAGGGGCTGAATCCATCCGAAACGACGATCGCAGAGGTTTTGAAGGGCGCTGGTTATGCAACGATGTGCATCGGCAAATGGCATCTCGGTGATCAGCCGGGCTTTTTGCCGACGAAGCAGGGCTTTGACGAGTTTTTCGGCATTCCTTACAGCGATGACATGATGAAGGAGAAAAAACCGGAGGTGTGGCCGGAACTGCCGCTGATGCGCGGCGAAAAGATCATCGCAGCACCGGTGGATCGCGATCATCTGGTGAAACGCTGCACTGAGGAAGCGATTCGATTCATCGAGAAGCACGCGGCGGAGCCGTTCTTCCTCTATCTTCCGCACACGATGCCCGGATCGACGCCGCATCCGTTTTCGAGCGAGAAGTTTCGCGGCAAGAGCGCGAATGGCGAGTACGGCGACTCGGTGGAGGAGCTGGACTGGAGCACCGGTGAGATCATGGCCGCGCTGAAACGCCTGAAGCTCGAAGACAACACGTTGATCGTCTGGACCTCGGACAACGGCGCGGTGAAACGCAATCCTCCTCAGGGCAGCAACGCGCCGTATCGTGGTTCAGGCTATGACACTTCTGAAGGCGCGATGCGCATGCCTTGTGTGATGCGCTGGCCGGGAAAAATCGCCGCCGGGGCCGTGAACGACGCGCTGTGCTCCACGATGGACATGCTACCGACCTTTGCGGCGCTCGTGGAGGCGAAACTGCCGCCACACAAGATCGATGGTCATGACATCCGCCCGATTTTGTTCGCTGCGGCGAACACCAAGTCGCCGTGGGACGATGATGGCTTCTTCTACTACCGCATGGAGCAGCTCCAGGCCGTGCGGGCCGGTGATTGGAAGCTTTACCTGCCGCTCGAAGGCAAATTCTTCACCCTCAAGAACAAGCGTGAGCCCTCCAAGCTCGAACTTTACGATGTGCGTAACGATGTGGGAGAGCAGCAGGAGGTTTCCGCTCAGCATCCCGACGTGGTGCAGCGTCTCACTGCTCTCGCCGAGAAGGCGCGCGCTGACATTGGCGACTTCAACCGTCCGGGAGCCGGCCAGCGTGAGGCGGGAATGGTGGAGAAAGCAGCGGCGCTCTTGCCCTGA
- a CDS encoding VTT domain-containing protein, translated as MILVVLAGIIVPFVIWGALFDEVLSLEGARKWMEGYGDWAWAAGIALLISDIVLPVPSTVVMSALGWKYGWWLGGLICVAGSMLSGIIAYASCRWLGRGAARWIAGEDGLQRGEEIFEKRGGWLVALSRWMPVLPEAVACLAGLSNMRWRVFLPALGCGSVPLGFAFAAIGHLGQSEPGWAIALSCLVPVLLWLGAARVLRR; from the coding sequence TTGATTCTCGTCGTTCTCGCTGGAATCATCGTGCCGTTTGTGATCTGGGGGGCGTTGTTTGATGAGGTGCTCAGTTTGGAAGGGGCACGGAAGTGGATGGAAGGCTATGGTGACTGGGCCTGGGCGGCGGGGATCGCGCTGCTGATCTCGGACATCGTGCTGCCGGTGCCTTCGACGGTGGTGATGTCAGCGCTTGGCTGGAAGTATGGCTGGTGGTTGGGTGGGTTGATTTGCGTGGCAGGCTCGATGCTGTCGGGCATCATCGCGTATGCATCGTGCCGCTGGCTGGGGCGTGGCGCGGCGCGCTGGATCGCCGGAGAGGATGGATTACAACGTGGCGAGGAGATCTTTGAGAAACGCGGCGGCTGGCTGGTGGCCCTGTCACGCTGGATGCCAGTGTTGCCGGAGGCGGTGGCATGTCTCGCGGGGCTTTCCAACATGCGCTGGAGGGTGTTTCTGCCAGCGCTGGGCTGTGGATCCGTGCCGCTGGGGTTTGCATTCGCGGCGATCGGGCATCTCGGTCAAAGCGAACCCGGCTGGGCGATTGCGCTGAGTTGCCTCGTGCCGGTGTTGCTCTGGCTGGGGGCTGCGCGGGTGCTGCGGCGTTAG
- a CDS encoding helix-turn-helix domain-containing protein, which yields MPATFGQMLTAAREKRGLSIEDAAHETRIPAQRLRHLESGNFAAFGNMTYARSFIRQYSDFLGVDASAMLEELPEGALGGERDYRYLTHSHGPWLRERAARTERVTAPAASRVQSIKSPLPAAIAVFVLILAGTAMWGKHVADMRRQVEPAALKALPVEGDEAVSPSVTSSPTTVDTAAVKTKHVDFPVSVRKATPVD from the coding sequence ATGCCAGCCACCTTTGGACAAATGCTCACCGCAGCACGCGAAAAGCGTGGCTTGTCCATCGAGGACGCCGCTCATGAGACGCGCATTCCGGCGCAGCGCCTGCGCCATCTGGAGTCCGGCAATTTCGCCGCCTTTGGCAACATGACCTACGCACGCTCCTTTATCCGGCAGTACAGCGACTTCCTTGGAGTGGACGCATCAGCGATGCTGGAAGAACTGCCAGAGGGCGCGCTGGGCGGTGAGCGTGATTATCGTTACCTCACGCATTCCCATGGACCCTGGCTGCGTGAACGTGCCGCCCGCACAGAGCGCGTCACCGCGCCTGCTGCCAGCCGTGTACAATCCATCAAATCGCCGCTTCCTGCCGCCATCGCAGTCTTTGTGCTGATTCTGGCCGGTACCGCCATGTGGGGCAAGCATGTGGCGGACATGCGCCGCCAGGTGGAACCTGCCGCGCTGAAAGCCCTGCCGGTGGAGGGTGATGAGGCCGTATCTCCTTCCGTGACAAGCTCCCCTACCACCGTCGATACGGCGGCTGTGAAAACAAAGCATGTGGATTTCCCGGTCTCGGTCCGCAAGGCAACACCGGTGGATTGA
- a CDS encoding glycosyltransferase, whose protein sequence is MNPAPPSSSPPPVLHGQRVVTAGKFLQLADGTPHFMRGVSYGPFRPNSRGEPFPEDEPLAADLRHIASLGFNTLRLYELPTPAVLREVEALGLRLIVGIPWAEHVDFLADRALCRDIESRITEITARLRDHPCITAFLVGNEIEKTLVRWMRPERVRAFIEKLIGIARHHAPRTLISYATYPSTEYLVPRNADFLAVNVYLESSEAFAACLARLQNLVGNKPLLITEFGLDVNAHGDARQAEIMRWQHDCLLRGGAAGGVWFAYTDEWHRGGREITDWRFGIVDRERHERPACAVARDLTVQLPAPADAPRISVIVCTRNGSSTLRACLESLVALHYPDFEILVIDDGSSDATAEIAKGLEGVRYHRQEHAGLSVARNLGAQLATGSVLAYTDDDCIAHPGWLLHLSHAFADAAVVAAGGPNIPPPPRNHIESVVAAAPGAPAHVLLSDTEAEHLPGCNLAIRKTALDDIGGFRAEFRAAGDDVDVCWRLRERGVLRFVPGAMVWHHRRFTVKAYLQQQLGYGHAEALLMKAHPARFGPLGGARWRGGIYGDQLPAEHPVEGSIFHGPFGLGAFQIIYASPSFRWWERLTGLLWIALLLPVLIGRQLEVATGILLFVTWAAWRISVRNAAAAGVSGMGDRVLLCWLSFLQPIVREWARLRGMLRLGARPSRQPLLPEIVPPEMPHKTALTLGTLRFWSEAGVTRDAWLHQMRLALKAAHILHREDDGWRWFDLEAWPWAEISRAWLSVTEYHGGQRCLTRVRLVLRIRHSMWWNLLLWFVLATILMAAGLHALLVLGTLAAVAAALLIPLGMWIIRREMRKIARNAALAAGLTEMP, encoded by the coding sequence ATGAATCCCGCGCCGCCGTCTTCCAGCCCTCCGCCCGTGCTCCACGGACAGCGTGTGGTGACGGCGGGAAAATTTCTCCAACTGGCCGACGGCACGCCGCATTTCATGCGCGGGGTCAGCTACGGCCCCTTCAGGCCAAACTCGCGCGGCGAACCCTTTCCTGAAGATGAGCCCTTGGCCGCTGACCTGCGCCACATCGCGTCCCTCGGCTTCAACACCCTGCGCCTTTATGAACTGCCCACGCCCGCCGTGCTGCGCGAGGTCGAGGCCCTCGGTCTGCGGCTGATTGTGGGCATCCCGTGGGCCGAACATGTCGATTTCCTCGCAGATCGAGCCCTCTGCCGCGACATCGAATCGCGCATCACCGAAATCACCGCACGGCTGCGAGATCACCCCTGCATCACCGCATTTCTCGTCGGCAATGAGATCGAAAAAACGCTCGTGCGCTGGATGAGGCCTGAGCGAGTGCGTGCATTCATTGAGAAATTGATTGGGATCGCCCGCCACCACGCGCCACGGACGCTCATCAGCTACGCCACCTATCCGTCCACGGAGTACCTTGTGCCTCGCAACGCCGATTTCCTCGCGGTGAACGTCTATCTGGAGTCGAGCGAGGCCTTCGCCGCCTGCCTCGCGCGTTTGCAGAACCTCGTCGGCAACAAACCCCTACTGATCACCGAGTTCGGGCTCGATGTAAACGCGCATGGCGACGCCAGGCAGGCCGAGATCATGCGCTGGCAGCACGACTGCCTGCTGCGCGGCGGTGCGGCCGGCGGCGTGTGGTTCGCCTACACCGATGAATGGCATCGCGGGGGCCGGGAGATCACGGACTGGCGCTTTGGCATCGTGGACCGTGAGCGTCACGAGCGGCCAGCCTGTGCCGTGGCGCGCGATTTGACCGTGCAACTGCCCGCGCCCGCCGATGCGCCGCGCATCTCCGTCATCGTCTGCACGCGCAACGGTTCCTCCACGCTGCGGGCCTGCCTCGAATCACTCGTGGCGCTGCATTATCCCGACTTTGAGATTCTGGTGATCGACGACGGCTCCAGCGATGCCACGGCGGAGATCGCAAAAGGGTTGGAGGGTGTGCGGTATCATCGTCAGGAGCATGCGGGGCTCAGCGTGGCGCGAAATCTCGGCGCACAGCTCGCCACCGGTTCGGTCCTGGCCTACACGGACGACGATTGCATCGCGCATCCCGGCTGGCTGCTGCATCTGAGCCATGCTTTTGCGGATGCAGCCGTGGTTGCCGCCGGCGGGCCGAACATCCCGCCGCCACCGCGCAACCACATCGAAAGCGTCGTCGCCGCCGCGCCGGGAGCGCCCGCACATGTGCTGCTGAGCGACACCGAGGCCGAGCACTTGCCCGGCTGTAACCTCGCCATCCGCAAAACGGCACTCGATGACATCGGCGGCTTCCGTGCCGAGTTCAGGGCCGCTGGCGATGACGTGGACGTTTGCTGGCGGCTGCGGGAACGCGGCGTGCTGCGCTTCGTTCCCGGCGCGATGGTCTGGCATCACCGCCGCTTCACGGTGAAGGCCTATCTGCAGCAGCAGCTCGGCTACGGCCATGCCGAGGCGCTGCTCATGAAGGCGCATCCCGCGCGCTTTGGTCCGCTCGGCGGTGCGCGCTGGCGTGGCGGCATTTATGGCGACCAGCTTCCGGCGGAACATCCCGTCGAAGGCAGCATTTTTCACGGCCCGTTCGGCCTCGGCGCGTTTCAAATCATCTACGCTTCGCCCTCGTTCCGCTGGTGGGAACGGCTGACCGGCCTGCTGTGGATCGCGCTGCTGCTGCCCGTGTTGATTGGCCGGCAGTTGGAGGTCGCCACCGGCATCCTGCTGTTTGTGACGTGGGCAGCATGGCGGATCAGCGTGCGCAACGCGGCTGCGGCCGGTGTGAGCGGCATGGGTGATCGCGTGCTGCTCTGCTGGCTGAGCTTTTTGCAACCCATCGTGCGTGAATGGGCGCGGCTGCGCGGCATGCTGCGGCTCGGTGCACGTCCGAGCCGCCAGCCGCTGCTGCCGGAGATCGTGCCGCCCGAGATGCCGCACAAAACCGCGCTCACCCTCGGCACACTGCGCTTTTGGAGCGAAGCCGGCGTCACCCGTGATGCCTGGCTGCACCAGATGCGCCTGGCGCTCAAGGCCGCGCACATCCTCCACCGCGAGGATGACGGCTGGCGCTGGTTTGACCTCGAAGCCTGGCCCTGGGCCGAGATTTCACGCGCCTGGCTCAGCGTGACTGAGTACCACGGCGGACAACGCTGCCTCACCCGCGTGCGCCTGGTCCTCCGCATCCGCCACAGCATGTGGTGGAACCTGCTGCTGTGGTTTGTGCTCGCCACGATCCTCATGGCGGCAGGTTTGCACGCGCTGCTTGTGCTCGGCACCCTCGCCGCCGTGGCTGCCGCGCTGCTCATTCCGCTCGGCATGTGGATCATCCGCCGTGAGATGAGAAAAATCGCCCGCAACGCGGCACTGGCCGCCGGTTTGACCGAGATGCCCTAA